GCCATCTCCTCCTGGGTGATCGAGAGGAACACTTCCTCGAGGTTGCGGCGCTCCGGCGCGAGCGCGAAGATGTCGACGCCCGCGCCGACGAGGCGCCGAACAAGTTCCGGCGCTTCCTCCTGCGTGGCGCTGACGAGAAGGCTGTCGCCCTCCGCGGTCGCGGCCCATCGTTCCTCGATCACCGAGCGAGCGAGTTCGAGGGGTGACGCATGCAGCCGCAGCCCCTCGTCCGCCGATAGCAAGTCGCGGATCGTGGCCTCGCGGATCACCTCGCCGCGGCTGATGATCGCAACCCGGTCGCAGACCTGCTGGACCTCGTGCAGGAGGTGACTCGACAGAAATACCGTCTTGCCGTGATCGGCGGACAGGCTGCGGATGAGCAGGCGCATCTCCTGGATACCGGCGGCGTCCAGGCCGTTCACAGGTTCGTCGAGGATAACCAGTTCCGGATCGCCAAGCAGGGCCGCGGCGACGCCGAGGCGTTGCCGCATC
The nucleotide sequence above comes from Sphingosinicella sp. BN140058. Encoded proteins:
- a CDS encoding ABC transporter ATP-binding protein, which gives rise to MTLPVVELVDLGKVYRGGKNGVQAVKGVSISVGAGEVYGFLGPNGAGKSTTIRMLLGLIAPTAGEVHLFGEPLRNNPAVLRRVGSLVDGGAFYPFLSGRTNLQVLAKTHGAGADRIDALLAQVGLSDAANRKVKGYSTGMRQRLGVAAALLGDPELVILDEPVNGLDAAGIQEMRLLIRSLSADHGKTVFLSSHLLHEVQQVCDRVAIISRGEVIREATIRDLLSADEGLRLHASPLELARSVIEERWAATAEGDSLLVSATQEEAPELVRRLVGAGVDIFALAPERRNLEEVFLSITQEEMADV